A single window of Vigna radiata var. radiata cultivar VC1973A chromosome 4, Vradiata_ver6, whole genome shotgun sequence DNA harbors:
- the LOC106759118 gene encoding uncharacterized protein LOC106759118 gives MMFKRGGGGGGVSISMLPSSTMLVGLCRPRRRFRRRRGNSIRLGNKRRGFCLGSRPVVQWGVMAPLRMLKKIIMEITPKGHWIEAYCFSLPLLRPQLFPLC, from the coding sequence ATGATGTTCAAGAgaggaggaggtggtggtggtgtgaGCATTTCAATGTTGCCAAGTTCTACCATGTTGGTTGGGTTGTGCCGGCCTCGGCGGCGGTTCCGGCGACGGCGGGGCAACAGCATTCGGCTAGGAAACAAGAGAAGAGGGTTCTGCCTTGGATCACGTCCTGTGGTACAATGGGGTGTCATGGCTCCTCTTAGGATGTTGAAGAAGATCATCATGGAAATAACACCAAAGGGGCATTGGATAGAGGCTTATTGTTTCTCTTTACCTCTTCTACGCCCCCAACTTTTTCCTCTTTGTTAA
- the LOC106759546 gene encoding uncharacterized protein LOC106759546 isoform X3, translating into MCGRTRCTLRSDDVPRACHRSDAPTRALHMDRYRPAYNVSPGSNMPVVRREDASDNGGYVLHCMKWGLIPSFTKKTEKPDHYKMFNARSESIDEKASFRRLLPKSRCLVAVEGFYEWKKDGSKKQPYYIHFKDGRPLVFAALYDSWQNSEGETLCTFTIVTTSSSSALQWLHGIRCYYLHLKHNPRELPRVAGAIYPGCRMSHSLGHCRMPVILGSKESTDTWLSSSSSSFKSVMKPYEESDLVWYPVTPAMGKSSFDGPECIKQIQVKAEGNTSISMFFSKKGAERKDTKPEQKLSCHESVKTEPTEDLIEGAKTDELIQSQHWQVMIR; encoded by the exons ATGTGTGGAAGAACACGTTGTACTCTTAGGTCTGATGATGTTCCAAGGGCTTGTCACCGCAGTGATGCTCCTACTCGTGCTCTCCATATGGACAG GTATAGGCCGGCCTATAATGTGTCACCGGGCTCCAACATGCCAGTAGTTCGGAGAGAAGATGCATCTGACAATGGTGGCTATGTTCTCCATTGCATGAAATGGGGTTTAATCCCCagttttacaaagaaaacaGAGAAACCTGATCACTACAAGATG TTTAATGCTCGATCTGAATCTATAGATGAAAAGGCATCATTTCGGCGTTTGCTTCCTAAAAGCAGGTGCCTTGTAGCAGTTGAAGG aTTTTATGAGTGGAAAAAGGATGGTTCAAAGAAACAGCCTTACTATATTCACTTCAAAGATGGACGTCCCCTTGTCTTTGCTGCTCTTTATGACTCATGGCAAAATTCTGAAG GTGAAACACTATGCACATTCACTATTGTTACGACCTCTTCATCTTCAGCACTTCAGTGGCTTCACG GAATCCGCTGCTACTACCTGCACTTGAAACACAACCCAAGAGAGCTTCCTCGGGTAGCAGGGGCAATCTATCCAGGGTGCCGAATGAGCCATTCACTTGGCCATTGCAG GATGCCTGTTATTTTGGGCAGCAAGGAATCAACTGATACCTGGCTAAGCAGTTCTAGTTCCAGTTTTAAGAGTGTGATGAAACCATATGAAGAATCTGATTTG GTATGGTACCCAGTGACACCTGCTATGGGGAAGTCATCGTTTGATGGACCTGAGTGCATAAAGCAG ATTCAAGTAAAGGCAGAAGGGAACACGTCAATCTCTATGTTCTTTTCAAAAAAGGGAGCTGAAAGAAAAGACACAAAGCCGGAGCAGAAGTTATCATGTCATGAATCTGTCAAGACTGAACCTACAGAAGACTTGATTGAAGGAGCAAAGACTGATGAG CTGATTCAAAGCCAGCATTGGCAAGTCATGATCAGATAA
- the LOC106759546 gene encoding uncharacterized protein LOC106759546 isoform X1, which produces MCGRTRCTLRSDDVPRACHRSDAPTRALHMDRYRPAYNVSPGSNMPVVRREDASDNGGYVLHCMKWGLIPSFTKKTEKPDHYKMFNARSESIDEKASFRRLLPKSRCLVAVEGFYEWKKDGSKKQPYYIHFKDGRPLVFAALYDSWQNSEGETLCTFTIVTTSSSSALQWLHGIRCYYLHLKHNPRELPRVAGAIYPGCRMSHSLGHCRMPVILGSKESTDTWLSSSSSSFKSVMKPYEESDLVWYPVTPAMGKSSFDGPECIKQIQVKAEGNTSISMFFSKKGAERKDTKPEQKLSCHESVKTEPTEDLIEGAKTDEVDNDLKFSGSSHSKNASMLPIKREYETFSADSKPALASHDQISSTPAKKKEKTKSADDKQPTLFSFFGKK; this is translated from the exons ATGTGTGGAAGAACACGTTGTACTCTTAGGTCTGATGATGTTCCAAGGGCTTGTCACCGCAGTGATGCTCCTACTCGTGCTCTCCATATGGACAG GTATAGGCCGGCCTATAATGTGTCACCGGGCTCCAACATGCCAGTAGTTCGGAGAGAAGATGCATCTGACAATGGTGGCTATGTTCTCCATTGCATGAAATGGGGTTTAATCCCCagttttacaaagaaaacaGAGAAACCTGATCACTACAAGATG TTTAATGCTCGATCTGAATCTATAGATGAAAAGGCATCATTTCGGCGTTTGCTTCCTAAAAGCAGGTGCCTTGTAGCAGTTGAAGG aTTTTATGAGTGGAAAAAGGATGGTTCAAAGAAACAGCCTTACTATATTCACTTCAAAGATGGACGTCCCCTTGTCTTTGCTGCTCTTTATGACTCATGGCAAAATTCTGAAG GTGAAACACTATGCACATTCACTATTGTTACGACCTCTTCATCTTCAGCACTTCAGTGGCTTCACG GAATCCGCTGCTACTACCTGCACTTGAAACACAACCCAAGAGAGCTTCCTCGGGTAGCAGGGGCAATCTATCCAGGGTGCCGAATGAGCCATTCACTTGGCCATTGCAG GATGCCTGTTATTTTGGGCAGCAAGGAATCAACTGATACCTGGCTAAGCAGTTCTAGTTCCAGTTTTAAGAGTGTGATGAAACCATATGAAGAATCTGATTTG GTATGGTACCCAGTGACACCTGCTATGGGGAAGTCATCGTTTGATGGACCTGAGTGCATAAAGCAG ATTCAAGTAAAGGCAGAAGGGAACACGTCAATCTCTATGTTCTTTTCAAAAAAGGGAGCTGAAAGAAAAGACACAAAGCCGGAGCAGAAGTTATCATGTCATGAATCTGTCAAGACTGAACCTACAGAAGACTTGATTGAAGGAGCAAAGACTGATGAGGTAGACAATGACTTGAAATTCAGTGGTTCTTCCCATTCTAAAAATGCTTCTATGCTCCCAATTAAGCGTGAGTACGAGACTTTTTCAGCTGATTCAAAGCCAGCATTGGCAAGTCATGATCAGATAAGCTCGACCCctgcaaagaaaaaggaaaaaacaaaaagtgcTGATGACAAACAACCAACCTTGTTTTCATTCTTCGGAAAGAAGTAA
- the LOC106759546 gene encoding uncharacterized protein LOC106759546 isoform X4 translates to MCGRTRCTLRSDDVPRACHRSDAPTRALHMDRFYEWKKDGSKKQPYYIHFKDGRPLVFAALYDSWQNSEGETLCTFTIVTTSSSSALQWLHGIRCYYLHLKHNPRELPRVAGAIYPGCRMSHSLGHCRMPVILGSKESTDTWLSSSSSSFKSVMKPYEESDLVWYPVTPAMGKSSFDGPECIKQIQVKAEGNTSISMFFSKKGAERKDTKPEQKLSCHESVKTEPTEDLIEGAKTDEVDNDLKFSGSSHSKNASMLPIKREYETFSADSKPALASHDQISSTPAKKKEKTKSADDKQPTLFSFFGKK, encoded by the exons ATGTGTGGAAGAACACGTTGTACTCTTAGGTCTGATGATGTTCCAAGGGCTTGTCACCGCAGTGATGCTCCTACTCGTGCTCTCCATATGGACAG aTTTTATGAGTGGAAAAAGGATGGTTCAAAGAAACAGCCTTACTATATTCACTTCAAAGATGGACGTCCCCTTGTCTTTGCTGCTCTTTATGACTCATGGCAAAATTCTGAAG GTGAAACACTATGCACATTCACTATTGTTACGACCTCTTCATCTTCAGCACTTCAGTGGCTTCACG GAATCCGCTGCTACTACCTGCACTTGAAACACAACCCAAGAGAGCTTCCTCGGGTAGCAGGGGCAATCTATCCAGGGTGCCGAATGAGCCATTCACTTGGCCATTGCAG GATGCCTGTTATTTTGGGCAGCAAGGAATCAACTGATACCTGGCTAAGCAGTTCTAGTTCCAGTTTTAAGAGTGTGATGAAACCATATGAAGAATCTGATTTG GTATGGTACCCAGTGACACCTGCTATGGGGAAGTCATCGTTTGATGGACCTGAGTGCATAAAGCAG ATTCAAGTAAAGGCAGAAGGGAACACGTCAATCTCTATGTTCTTTTCAAAAAAGGGAGCTGAAAGAAAAGACACAAAGCCGGAGCAGAAGTTATCATGTCATGAATCTGTCAAGACTGAACCTACAGAAGACTTGATTGAAGGAGCAAAGACTGATGAGGTAGACAATGACTTGAAATTCAGTGGTTCTTCCCATTCTAAAAATGCTTCTATGCTCCCAATTAAGCGTGAGTACGAGACTTTTTCAGCTGATTCAAAGCCAGCATTGGCAAGTCATGATCAGATAAGCTCGACCCctgcaaagaaaaaggaaaaaacaaaaagtgcTGATGACAAACAACCAACCTTGTTTTCATTCTTCGGAAAGAAGTAA
- the LOC106759084 gene encoding uncharacterized protein LOC106759084: protein MQKMARARGEELVLLRKRSNEKENDVTESKPENMSKKKSNMYGQNKKKEGGKESLKVIKEETEKLSIKESKEKSGTHSNKVCYCAPTTHEGSFRCRLHRKKSGTDGKSNTRMNSQCTKGMMEFQPQFSTVGRVPSVQVGTHGTLLKLLRMDSV, encoded by the coding sequence ATGCAGAAGATGGCAAGAGCAAGAGGAGAAGAGTTGGTGCTGTTGAGAAAGAGGAGTAATGAGAAGGAGAATGATGTGACAGAAAGCAAACCAGAAAACATGTCAAAGAAAAAGTCCAATATGTATGGTCagaataagaagaaagaaggtGGAAAGGAGTCGCTGAAGGTGATAAAGGAAGAGACAGAGAAGTTGAGcataaaagaaagcaaagagaAATCAGGAACACATTCTAATAAGGTGTGCTATTGTGCACCAACCACTCATGAAGGTTCATTCAGGTGCCGTCTCCACCGCAAGAAATCAGGCACAGATGGTAAGAGCAATACGAGGATGAATTCTCAGTGCACAAAAGGAATGATGGAGTTTCAGCCTCAATTTTCAACTGTTGGTAGGGTTCCCTCTGTTCAAGTTGGAACACATGGTACCCTACTCAAACTGTTAAGGATGGATTCTGTTTAA
- the LOC106759546 gene encoding uncharacterized protein LOC106759546 isoform X2 yields MCGRTRCTLRSDDVPRACHRSDAPTRALHMDRYRPAYNVSPGSNMPVVRREDASDNGGYVLHCMKWGLIPSFTKKTEKPDHYKMFNARSESIDEKASFRRLLPKSRCLVAVEGFYEWKKDGSKKQPYYIHFKDGRPLVFAALYDSWQNSEGETLCTFTIVTTSSSSALQWLHDRMPVILGSKESTDTWLSSSSSSFKSVMKPYEESDLVWYPVTPAMGKSSFDGPECIKQIQVKAEGNTSISMFFSKKGAERKDTKPEQKLSCHESVKTEPTEDLIEGAKTDEVDNDLKFSGSSHSKNASMLPIKREYETFSADSKPALASHDQISSTPAKKKEKTKSADDKQPTLFSFFGKK; encoded by the exons ATGTGTGGAAGAACACGTTGTACTCTTAGGTCTGATGATGTTCCAAGGGCTTGTCACCGCAGTGATGCTCCTACTCGTGCTCTCCATATGGACAG GTATAGGCCGGCCTATAATGTGTCACCGGGCTCCAACATGCCAGTAGTTCGGAGAGAAGATGCATCTGACAATGGTGGCTATGTTCTCCATTGCATGAAATGGGGTTTAATCCCCagttttacaaagaaaacaGAGAAACCTGATCACTACAAGATG TTTAATGCTCGATCTGAATCTATAGATGAAAAGGCATCATTTCGGCGTTTGCTTCCTAAAAGCAGGTGCCTTGTAGCAGTTGAAGG aTTTTATGAGTGGAAAAAGGATGGTTCAAAGAAACAGCCTTACTATATTCACTTCAAAGATGGACGTCCCCTTGTCTTTGCTGCTCTTTATGACTCATGGCAAAATTCTGAAG GTGAAACACTATGCACATTCACTATTGTTACGACCTCTTCATCTTCAGCACTTCAGTGGCTTCACG ATAGGATGCCTGTTATTTTGGGCAGCAAGGAATCAACTGATACCTGGCTAAGCAGTTCTAGTTCCAGTTTTAAGAGTGTGATGAAACCATATGAAGAATCTGATTTG GTATGGTACCCAGTGACACCTGCTATGGGGAAGTCATCGTTTGATGGACCTGAGTGCATAAAGCAG ATTCAAGTAAAGGCAGAAGGGAACACGTCAATCTCTATGTTCTTTTCAAAAAAGGGAGCTGAAAGAAAAGACACAAAGCCGGAGCAGAAGTTATCATGTCATGAATCTGTCAAGACTGAACCTACAGAAGACTTGATTGAAGGAGCAAAGACTGATGAGGTAGACAATGACTTGAAATTCAGTGGTTCTTCCCATTCTAAAAATGCTTCTATGCTCCCAATTAAGCGTGAGTACGAGACTTTTTCAGCTGATTCAAAGCCAGCATTGGCAAGTCATGATCAGATAAGCTCGACCCctgcaaagaaaaaggaaaaaacaaaaagtgcTGATGACAAACAACCAACCTTGTTTTCATTCTTCGGAAAGAAGTAA
- the LOC106758894 gene encoding uncharacterized protein LOC106758894: MEEGYYKKKSQVPAFGSWDWNDNLPFTQCFETARQAGLLRCSYSESEDRDLYVTGDLYENNVVTPAMIVVPRRRKKVFDQQERETKLKNWISDDVDNSPPSSPPLRRPTSKPVDEDLYKISPGLLYAKAKKKRGLCFFSSCLLPTCIS, translated from the exons ATGGAA GAAGGCTACTACAAGAAGAAGAGCCAAGTGCCAGCATTTGGGAGCTGGGATTGGAACGATAATCTACCTTTCACACAGTGCTTTGAGACAGCGAGACAAGCTGGTTTGCTACGATGTAGCTACTCTGAATCTGAAGACCGTGATCTTTACGTTACAGGGGATTTGTACGAGAACAATGTTGTCACTCCAGCCATGATTGTTGTTCCTCGCAGAAGG AAAAAGGTGTTTGACCAAcaagaaagagaaacaaaattgaagaACTGGATCAGTGATGATGTGGATAATTCACCACCCAGTTCACCACCATTGCGAAGGCCAACTTCTAAGCCTGTTGATGAGGACTTGTACAAGATCTCACCAGGGCTTCTTTATGCCAAAGCTAAAAAG AAGAGAGGTCTGTGTTTCTTTTCTAGTTGCTTGTTGCCAACTTGCATTTCTTGA